The genomic DNA GCAGGGACACTGGATTTGTGTTAACACGGCGCGCGCCAACACCTTGGCGGTTGAAGCGGTGCAGGCGAATCGTATCCCTGAACTAGTGGGGTATCGACAATTACAGACGGAAGTACGCTATGGCAGTGAAAACAGCCGCATAGACCTACTATTACGTGACGATGACAAACCTGACTGCTATATAGAAGTAAAGAGTGTCACATTATTGGGAGAAGACGGCTGGGGTGCGTTTCCGGACGCCGTCTCGACACGTGGGCAAAAGCACCTGCGTGAGCTGATGGCGATGGCAGAGCAAGGACATCGTGCGGTTTTATTATTCGTTGTTTTGCACTCAGGGATTGAAAAAGTCACAGGCGCCCCCCATATCGACCCGGATTATAACCAGTTATTAAATCAGGCGCTGGCGTCAGGGGTAGAAGTGCTCTGCTATCAGGCTCAGATGTCGCCGAGTGAGCTAAATCTGGTTAATTCCGTACCTTTTGTTAGTCATAACGCAAAAGTGTAAGCATGTTCACATTGGGCGTTGCGCGGCGTAAATCAAAGATTGCCACCCTAAAGGCTTTCTGCTATAGATAGCGCCCTCATTTGACAGACACGGGTCATGTCAAGGTTTTTTAGGAGAAGCTGAATGCCAGAAAGCAAAGAAAAGAAATCGCTGGGCATCCTGGCCATTGCCGGATTAGAGCCATACCAGGAGAAACCTGGAGAGGAGTATATGGGAGAGGCTCAGCTTGAGCATTTCCGTAAAATCCTCAATGCGTGGCGTAATCAGCTCAGGGAAGAAGTCGACCGCACCATGAATCATATGAAAGATGAGGCGGCTAATTTCCCCGATCCTGTCGATCGTGCAGCACAGGAAGAGGAATTCAACCTAGAGCTGCGTAATCGCGATCGCGAGCGCAAGCTGATTAAGAAGATCGATAAGACATTGCAGCGTATCGAAGATGATGACTTCGGCTTTTGCGACTCGTGTGGTATCGAAATTGGGGTGCGCCGCTTAGAAGCTCGCCCAACAGCAGAGTTGTGTATTGACTGTAAAACACTGGCTGAGCTAAAAGAAAAGCAAATGGCTGGCTAACGCTTGCCCGTTATATTTGCACTCATCGATCTCTAGCCGTGGTTAGCAGAGAGAAAATCAGACAGATAAAAGGGAGCTTCGGCTCCCTTTTTGTATTTTTGGGTGCTTGTGTTAGCGCAAGATCCCCGTACAATTTGCGCTATTCACACTCGCTGCAGGCGTTGCACCTACTGTATATGCGCTTATCATGACTTCTCAGACCGCTTATATTGGCCGTTTTGCCCCTTCCCCGTCGGGCCCGCTGCACTTTGGCTCATTGGTGGCGGCACTTGGCTCGTATTTAGATGCGCGTGCACACCATGGGCAGTGGCTGGTACGGATTGAAGATATCGATCCGCCTCGGGAGCAACCGGGAGCAGCCAATGACATTTTGCGCACGCTGGAGGCGTTTGGTTTTGAGTGGGACGGAGAGGTGCGTTATCAAAGCCAGCACCTTTCTGATTATCAAGCACAAATAGAGGCTTGGCTTGCATCGGGACAAGCGTATTATTGCACCTGTACGCGTCGGCAAATCAAAGAGGCGGGCGGCGTCTACCCAGGGTGGTGCCGCGATAAAGACAAAGGCCCTGACGGGGCCGCGGTGAGGCTAAAAAGCCCCATGGAGGTGTTAGCCTTCAATGACCGATTGCACGGCACGCTCCACCTGGATGCGCACCTGGCCAACGAAGACTTTATTATTAAGCGGCGTGATGGCTTATATGCATACAATCTGGCGGTGGTATTGGATGATATCGACCAAGGCGTGACCGATATTGTGCGTGGGGCGGATTTGATTATGCCGACAGGGCGCCATATTGCGTTGTACCAACAACTCGGCCAACCCGCGCCGCGTTATTTACATCTTCCTCTGGCTGTCAATGCAGAGGGACACAAGCTTTCTAAGCAAAACCGGGCTCCTGCCATTGATAACCAAGCGCCGCTTCCTGCTTTACGCGCAGCGATGACGTTTCTTGGTTTGCATGCAGTGGCCGACACTGAGGTGGCTACGCCCACCCAATTATTAGACCTGGCGGTTAAGCGTTGGTCGTTGGCACAGATACCGAGAAAAACGGAAGTGACGACAGCATTCTAAAATGGCCCACCCTGATATATTATATGCCGCTGTTTCATGGCCCGAACAATTAAATACGAGGTGAGCTATCTTTAATCGAGTGACCAGCTTTTGCCGTAAGGTTCTGAATCGTGATAGTAAAACACGCGCAATTGAGGATCTTAAGTTGGAAGTTATCCCCCGCAAAGCACATGGCATTTCGCGAAAAGGTATCAGCGAAAATGCGCTGAAAGTGCTTTATCGCCTGCACAAAGCGGGCTTTGAAGCGTACCTCGTTGGTGGCGGTGTGCGAGACCTTTTGTTGGGGCGTGAACCCAAAGACTTTGATATTGCGACAGACGCAACGCCGGATGAAGTCAAAAAGCTGTTTCGTAACTGTCGACTCATAGGCCGACGCTTTCGTCTCGCCCATATCTTATTTGGGCGCGATGTGATTGAGGTCGCCACGTTCCGAGGCCACCACGGCAAAGGCGAAAAAGATAAGCAAACTGCTCGCTCAGAAGATGGGATGCTATTGCGTGACAATGTATATGGCACCATCGATGAAGACGCGCAGCGCCGTGATTTTACGGTGAACGGGCTGTATTACAATATCGCCGACTTTTCTATTCGGGATTACGCTGGTGGTCTTGATGATCTCAACAACCGCGTCATCCGCCTGATCGGTGATCCTGAAACGCGCTACCGTGAAGATCCAGTACGGATGCTACGCGCAGTGCGCTTTGCGGTTAAGCTCGATATGACGATTAACAACGCGACAGCAGCGCCCATTGTCGAGCTTGCACCGTTATTGCAAGATATCCCAGCCGCTCGAATGTTTGAAGAAAGCTTGAAGTTGTTGCAGTCCGGTCAAGGGTTCGCGACGTATCAAATGTTGCGCGAGTCCAATTTATTTCAGCAACTCTTCCCAGCGGTGTCAGCGCACTTTACCGAGACACAAACCAGTCAAACAGAGCAAATGCTAGAGCAGGTATTACGCTCAACCGATAAGCGGGTGGCCAACGAACAGCGCATTAATCCGGCTTTCTTATTTGCCGCCATGCTTTGGTATCCCTTGGTGACACGGGCGGAAGAAATGGCATTCGAGAGTGGTTTGAGCTACTACGATGCCTTCATGGTGGCCGCCAGTGATATTGTGGATGAGCAAGTGAAGACCATCGCCATTCCACGGCGCTTCACCGCCATGATACGTGAAGTATGGCAATTGCAAATGCGTATGACTCGTCGCACTGGTGCGCGTGCGTTTAAAACGCTGGACGAGAAAAAATTCCGTGCGGCATTTGATTTGCTTGAGATGCGCGGTGCGGTCGAAGGTGAAGAGACCGAAGCGCTGTGTGCGTGGTGGCGAGACTTTCAGCGTGCGGATCAAAGTGGCCGCCAAAAAATGGTGCGTGCGATCAATAAAGTTCATAATACGCGTAAACCCAAGTCTCGCCGGCGTAAGGGGCCGCCACGTCGGCGTAAACCGCAGTCAAATTCAGACGCATGAATCGGGTATATATCGCCATTGGCAGCAACCTCGGTGAGCCTGTCGAAAAAGCTAAGCAGGCGATTGCTGCGTTAAAGACACTGCCGCAGAGTCGCTTTGTGGCAGCATCAGCCCTTTATACCAGCAAACCCATGGGGCCGACTGATCAGCCCGATTATGTTAATGCCGTCGCGGCGCTGGACACTCAGCTTGACCCTCTGACACTATTAGACGCAACACAAGCCATTGAGCTTGATTATGGCAGGGAACGCAAAGCAGAGCGTTGGGGACCGAGAACCTTGGACCTTGATATTCTACTCTATGGCAATCGCGTCATCGACGAGCCGCGACTGACGGTGCCACATTATGGCATGAAAGTGCGTGAGTTCGTGCTTTATCCACTTGCCGACATCGCCCCCGACTTGTGCTTGCCAGATGGCAGCACTCTCGCCGCGTGCCTGACGCGCGTTGATCGCAATGGTTTAACCCGTATCAGCGAGCACGCTTAATCGGTGGGCCCCAGTTTCAGGCTTTGGGAGACACAATGAAAAAAATCACAATTACCGATCTGATCACTTGGAAGCAGCAAGGGCAGAAATTTGCGTCCTTGACTGCCTATGATGCGAGCTTTGCTCAATTATTTGAGCAGCAGGATGTACCTGTTTTATTAGTTGGCGATTCGTTAGGCATGGTGTTGCAAGGCAAAAGCGATACCTTGTCAGTATCGGTTGACGAGCTGGCGTATCACACCCGTTGTGTCCGAGCGGGGAGTCCAAATAGTTTATTGATGGCCGATATGCCATTTATGAGCTGTGCCACCCCTGAGCAAGCCTGTGCCAATGCCGCGGAGTTGATCAAAGCGGGCGCTAATATGGTCAAAATCGAGGGCGGGTCATGGCTGGTTGATGCGGTGAAAATGCTGACTGAGCGCGCCGTGCCGGTTTGTGCGCATTTGGGCCTCACCCCGCAATCGGTGAATATCTTTGGTGGCTTTAAAGTACAAGGCCGTGAGGAAGAGAAAGCCGAGCAAATGGTGGCCGATGCGGTCGCGCTAGAGAAGGCCGGTGCACAGATTATCTTACTTGAATGCGTTCCCGCCTCACTGGCTAAACGTATTACCGATACGGTGTCTGTGCCGGTGATTGGCATTGGTGCCGGCGGTGACACTGATGGTCAAATTTTGGTCATGCATGATATGCTCGGTGTATCGGCAAACTACATGCCTAAGTTCTCGAAAAACTACTTGGCAGAGACCGGTGATGCGCGCGCTGCGGTGGCTAAGTATGTGCAAGAAGTGGCGAGTGGCGAATTTCCCGGTTCCGCCCACACGTTTAAATAGAGAGACCGAGTATGCAGGTAATTTCTGAGGTGGCGCCACTGCGCGACCAAGTTGGTCAGTGGCAAAAAGCAGCTAAGCGCATCGCCTTTGTGCCGACCATGGGGAATCTCCATCAGGGGCACTTAACCTTGGTGCGTAAAGCCCGCGAGCAAGGCGATGTGGTGGTGGTGAGTATTTTTGTCAATCCGATGCAATTTGATCGCGCGGACGATTTAGCCAACTACCCGCGTACCTTGGACGATGATCTGGCCAAGTTGCGTGAAGAGGGCGTAGACCTGGTGTTTACACCCACGGCCGATACGCTATATCCACATGGGCTGGATGCACACACCACGGTCGAGGTGCCAAGGCTCTCTACCATGTTAGAAGGCGCCTCCCGCCCCGGCCATTTTCGTGGTGTCGCCACCGTGGTGAGCAAACTCTTTAATTTGGTGCAGCCCACGGTGGCCTGTTTTGGCGAAAAAGACTTTCAGCAATTGGCGGTGATCCGCAAATTGGTGGCAGATATGGCCATGCCGATTGAGGTTATTGGTGTACCTACCGTGCGTGAAAGCGATGGTTTGGCAATGAGCTCTCGTAATAACAACCTAACCGTCGATGAGCGTCAACGTGCGCCAGTACTGGCAAAAACCATGCGCTGGATGAGTGCACAAATGCGTAATGGGCGTCGTGATCTTGATGATCTAATTGAAGATGCCCATGATCAACTGCGTGCAGCGGGATTACAACCTGACGAATTCTATATTCGTGATGCTACTTCTCTTGCGCACGTGACTGAAGACAGCCGGCAAGCCGTCATTTTGGTCGCTGCCTACCTTGGCAATACACGCCTTATTGATAACCTGATGGTGGAGTTGCATCGAGCCGTCGAGAAAGCGGACAAAGCTGATCCCAGTGGCGACTAATGCGTCGTCGCTTAGCCGTCTGCGTCCATAAAGTAGGCAATTCGGGTGCGCGGCTTCAGGTACTCTTTCACCGCGTCTGGCAATTTAGAGATAGGCACAGCCGTGTCTATCTCTAGCTCACTCTCGCGCATGTCAATGATGGTGGCTTGATCGGAAGGAATATCCGGATCATAAATCATCACATTGGGTTT from Salinivibrio kushneri includes the following:
- the sfsA gene encoding DNA/RNA nuclease SfsA, producing MQFSPPLASATLVRRYKRFLTDVTLANGESLTMHCANTGAMTGCATPGDTVWYSTSDNTKRKYPHSWELNYTQQGHWICVNTARANTLAVEAVQANRIPELVGYRQLQTEVRYGSENSRIDLLLRDDDKPDCYIEVKSVTLLGEDGWGAFPDAVSTRGQKHLRELMAMAEQGHRAVLLFVVLHSGIEKVTGAPHIDPDYNQLLNQALASGVEVLCYQAQMSPSELNLVNSVPFVSHNAKV
- the dksA gene encoding RNA polymerase-binding protein DksA, with the translated sequence MPESKEKKSLGILAIAGLEPYQEKPGEEYMGEAQLEHFRKILNAWRNQLREEVDRTMNHMKDEAANFPDPVDRAAQEEEFNLELRNRDRERKLIKKIDKTLQRIEDDDFGFCDSCGIEIGVRRLEARPTAELCIDCKTLAELKEKQMAG
- the gluQRS gene encoding tRNA glutamyl-Q(34) synthetase GluQRS, translating into MTSQTAYIGRFAPSPSGPLHFGSLVAALGSYLDARAHHGQWLVRIEDIDPPREQPGAANDILRTLEAFGFEWDGEVRYQSQHLSDYQAQIEAWLASGQAYYCTCTRRQIKEAGGVYPGWCRDKDKGPDGAAVRLKSPMEVLAFNDRLHGTLHLDAHLANEDFIIKRRDGLYAYNLAVVLDDIDQGVTDIVRGADLIMPTGRHIALYQQLGQPAPRYLHLPLAVNAEGHKLSKQNRAPAIDNQAPLPALRAAMTFLGLHAVADTEVATPTQLLDLAVKRWSLAQIPRKTEVTTAF
- the pcnB gene encoding polynucleotide adenylyltransferase PcnB, with protein sequence MNRDSKTRAIEDLKLEVIPRKAHGISRKGISENALKVLYRLHKAGFEAYLVGGGVRDLLLGREPKDFDIATDATPDEVKKLFRNCRLIGRRFRLAHILFGRDVIEVATFRGHHGKGEKDKQTARSEDGMLLRDNVYGTIDEDAQRRDFTVNGLYYNIADFSIRDYAGGLDDLNNRVIRLIGDPETRYREDPVRMLRAVRFAVKLDMTINNATAAPIVELAPLLQDIPAARMFEESLKLLQSGQGFATYQMLRESNLFQQLFPAVSAHFTETQTSQTEQMLEQVLRSTDKRVANEQRINPAFLFAAMLWYPLVTRAEEMAFESGLSYYDAFMVAASDIVDEQVKTIAIPRRFTAMIREVWQLQMRMTRRTGARAFKTLDEKKFRAAFDLLEMRGAVEGEETEALCAWWRDFQRADQSGRQKMVRAINKVHNTRKPKSRRRKGPPRRRKPQSNSDA
- the folK gene encoding 2-amino-4-hydroxy-6-hydroxymethyldihydropteridine diphosphokinase; amino-acid sequence: MNRVYIAIGSNLGEPVEKAKQAIAALKTLPQSRFVAASALYTSKPMGPTDQPDYVNAVAALDTQLDPLTLLDATQAIELDYGRERKAERWGPRTLDLDILLYGNRVIDEPRLTVPHYGMKVREFVLYPLADIAPDLCLPDGSTLAACLTRVDRNGLTRISEHA
- the panB gene encoding 3-methyl-2-oxobutanoate hydroxymethyltransferase, with product MKKITITDLITWKQQGQKFASLTAYDASFAQLFEQQDVPVLLVGDSLGMVLQGKSDTLSVSVDELAYHTRCVRAGSPNSLLMADMPFMSCATPEQACANAAELIKAGANMVKIEGGSWLVDAVKMLTERAVPVCAHLGLTPQSVNIFGGFKVQGREEEKAEQMVADAVALEKAGAQIILLECVPASLAKRITDTVSVPVIGIGAGGDTDGQILVMHDMLGVSANYMPKFSKNYLAETGDARAAVAKYVQEVASGEFPGSAHTFK
- the panC gene encoding pantoate--beta-alanine ligase gives rise to the protein MQVISEVAPLRDQVGQWQKAAKRIAFVPTMGNLHQGHLTLVRKAREQGDVVVVSIFVNPMQFDRADDLANYPRTLDDDLAKLREEGVDLVFTPTADTLYPHGLDAHTTVEVPRLSTMLEGASRPGHFRGVATVVSKLFNLVQPTVACFGEKDFQQLAVIRKLVADMAMPIEVIGVPTVRESDGLAMSSRNNNLTVDERQRAPVLAKTMRWMSAQMRNGRRDLDDLIEDAHDQLRAAGLQPDEFYIRDATSLAHVTEDSRQAVILVAAYLGNTRLIDNLMVELHRAVEKADKADPSGD